A part of Chanodichthys erythropterus isolate Z2021 chromosome 4, ASM2448905v1, whole genome shotgun sequence genomic DNA contains:
- the rxrgb gene encoding retinoic acid receptor RXR-gamma-B isoform X1, translated as MDTHDTYLHLHTSALNSPPSQPLPMSSMVGHPSVISSSRPVQSPMSTLGSSMNGLASPYSVITPSLGSPSVSLPSTPSMSFNTLNSPQMNSLNVNSSEDIKPPPGLAQLGNMSSYQCSSPGSLSKHICAICGDRSSGKHYGVYSCEGCKGFFKRTIRKDLTYTCRDSKECLIDKRQRNRCQYCRYQKCLAMGMKREAVQEERQRGKEKSDNEVESTSSFNEDMPVDKILDAELAVEPKTETYTESSPGNSTNDPVTNICHAADKQLFTLVEWAKRIPHFSDLPLDDQVILLRAGWNELLIASFSHRSITVKDGILLGTGLHVHRSSAHSAGVGSIFNRVLTELVSKMKDMQMDKTELGCLRAIVLFNPDAKGLSNPMEVEALREKVYASLETYTKHKYPDQPGRFAKLLLRLPALRSIGLKCLEHLFFFKLIGDTPIDTFLMEMLEAPHQIT; from the exons ACACTAGTGCTCTTAATTCGCCCCCCTCTCAGCCGCTACCCATGAGCTCCATGGTGGGTCATCCGTCCGTCATCAGTTCCTCCCGCCCAGTGCAGTCTCCCATGAGCACCCTGGGCTCATCCATGAATGGCCTGGCCTCTCCCTACTCAGTCATCACCCCGTCTCTGGGCTCACCATCCGTTTCCTTGCCCTCTACACCCAGTATGAGCTTTAACACTCTCAACAGCCCTCAG ATGAACTCTTTGAATGTGAATAGCTCAGAAGACATCAAGCCTCCACCAGGATTGGCTCAGCTGGGCAACATGAGCAGCTACCAGTGCAGTAGCCCTGGATCCCTCTCCAAACACATCTGTGCCATTTGTGGGGACCGATCTTCGG GGAAGCACTATGGTGTTTACAGTTGTGAAGGTTGCAAAGGCTTCTTTAAGAGGACCATCCGAAAAGACCTGACCTACACGTGTCGAGACAGCAAAGAGTGCCTGATTGACAAACGTCAGCGCAACCGCTGCCAATACTGCCGCTATCAGAAGTGCCTAGCCATGGGCATGAAGCGGGAAG CGGTTCAGGAAGAGAGGCAGCGTGGGAAGGAGAAAAGTGATAATGAGGTGGAATCGACGAGCAGTTTTAATGAAGACATGCCTGTGGATAAGATTCTGGATGCAGAGCTTGCAGTCGAACCCAAGACTGAGACATACACAGAGAGCAGCCCTGGCAACTCT ACAAATGACCCAGTCACTAATATCTGCCATGCAGCTGACAAGCAACTGTTtactctggtggagtgggccaAGAGAATACCTCATTTCTCCGATCTGCCTCTGGATGATCAAGTCATTCTGCTTCGAGCAG GATGGAACGAGCTCCTCATTGCTTCATTCTCTCATCGCTCAATCACGGTTAAAGATGGCATCTTGTTGGGCACAGGCCTCCATGTCCACAGGAGCAGTGCTCACAGTGCAGGTGTGGGATCCATCTTCAACAG GGTACTGACCGAGCTGGTGTCTAAAATGAAGGACATGCAGATGGATAAGACAGAACTAGGCTGCCTTAGAGCCATCGTCCTCTTCAACCCTG ATGCCAAAGGCTTGTCCAACCCAATGGAGGTAGAGGCACTGAGGGAGAAAGTTTACGCCTCACTGGAGACCTATACTAAACACAAATACCCTGACCAGCCTGGCAG GTTTGCAAAACTTTTGTTGCGTCTCCCTGCCCTCCGATCCATCGGGCTCAAGTGTTTGGAGCACCTATTTTTCTTTAAGCTGATTGGAGACACACCCATAGACACTTTCCTAATGGAGATGCTCGAAGCACCTCATCAGATCACGTGA
- the rxrgb gene encoding retinoic acid receptor RXR-gamma-B isoform X4, whose product MWHPPALPLHGQSHGRENGHYSHHTSALNSPPSQPLPMSSMVGHPSVISSSRPVQSPMSTLGSSMNGLASPYSVITPSLGSPSVSLPSTPSMSFNTLNSPQMNSLNVNSSEDIKPPPGLAQLGNMSSYQCSSPGSLSKHICAICGDRSSGKHYGVYSCEGCKGFFKRTIRKDLTYTCRDSKECLIDKRQRNRCQYCRYQKCLAMGMKREAVQEERQRGKEKSDNEVESTSSFNEDMPVDKILDAELAVEPKTETYTESSPGNSTNDPVTNICHAADKQLFTLVEWAKRIPHFSDLPLDDQVILLRAGWNELLIASFSHRSITVKDGILLGTGLHVHRSSAHSAGVGSIFNRVLTELVSKMKDMQMDKTELGCLRAIVLFNPDAKGLSNPMEVEALREKVYASLETYTKHKYPDQPGRFAKLLLRLPALRSIGLKCLEHLFFFKLIGDTPIDTFLMEMLEAPHQIT is encoded by the exons ACACTAGTGCTCTTAATTCGCCCCCCTCTCAGCCGCTACCCATGAGCTCCATGGTGGGTCATCCGTCCGTCATCAGTTCCTCCCGCCCAGTGCAGTCTCCCATGAGCACCCTGGGCTCATCCATGAATGGCCTGGCCTCTCCCTACTCAGTCATCACCCCGTCTCTGGGCTCACCATCCGTTTCCTTGCCCTCTACACCCAGTATGAGCTTTAACACTCTCAACAGCCCTCAG ATGAACTCTTTGAATGTGAATAGCTCAGAAGACATCAAGCCTCCACCAGGATTGGCTCAGCTGGGCAACATGAGCAGCTACCAGTGCAGTAGCCCTGGATCCCTCTCCAAACACATCTGTGCCATTTGTGGGGACCGATCTTCGG GGAAGCACTATGGTGTTTACAGTTGTGAAGGTTGCAAAGGCTTCTTTAAGAGGACCATCCGAAAAGACCTGACCTACACGTGTCGAGACAGCAAAGAGTGCCTGATTGACAAACGTCAGCGCAACCGCTGCCAATACTGCCGCTATCAGAAGTGCCTAGCCATGGGCATGAAGCGGGAAG CGGTTCAGGAAGAGAGGCAGCGTGGGAAGGAGAAAAGTGATAATGAGGTGGAATCGACGAGCAGTTTTAATGAAGACATGCCTGTGGATAAGATTCTGGATGCAGAGCTTGCAGTCGAACCCAAGACTGAGACATACACAGAGAGCAGCCCTGGCAACTCT ACAAATGACCCAGTCACTAATATCTGCCATGCAGCTGACAAGCAACTGTTtactctggtggagtgggccaAGAGAATACCTCATTTCTCCGATCTGCCTCTGGATGATCAAGTCATTCTGCTTCGAGCAG GATGGAACGAGCTCCTCATTGCTTCATTCTCTCATCGCTCAATCACGGTTAAAGATGGCATCTTGTTGGGCACAGGCCTCCATGTCCACAGGAGCAGTGCTCACAGTGCAGGTGTGGGATCCATCTTCAACAG GGTACTGACCGAGCTGGTGTCTAAAATGAAGGACATGCAGATGGATAAGACAGAACTAGGCTGCCTTAGAGCCATCGTCCTCTTCAACCCTG ATGCCAAAGGCTTGTCCAACCCAATGGAGGTAGAGGCACTGAGGGAGAAAGTTTACGCCTCACTGGAGACCTATACTAAACACAAATACCCTGACCAGCCTGGCAG GTTTGCAAAACTTTTGTTGCGTCTCCCTGCCCTCCGATCCATCGGGCTCAAGTGTTTGGAGCACCTATTTTTCTTTAAGCTGATTGGAGACACACCCATAGACACTTTCCTAATGGAGATGCTCGAAGCACCTCATCAGATCACGTGA
- the rxrgb gene encoding retinoic acid receptor RXR-gamma-B isoform X2: MSSMVGHPSVISSSRPVQSPMSTLGSSMNGLASPYSVITPSLGSPSVSLPSTPSMSFNTLNSPQMNSLNVNSSEDIKPPPGLAQLGNMSSYQCSSPGSLSKHICAICGDRSSGKHYGVYSCEGCKGFFKRTIRKDLTYTCRDSKECLIDKRQRNRCQYCRYQKCLAMGMKREAVQEERQRGKEKSDNEVESTSSFNEDMPVDKILDAELAVEPKTETYTESSPGNSTNDPVTNICHAADKQLFTLVEWAKRIPHFSDLPLDDQVILLRAGWNELLIASFSHRSITVKDGILLGTGLHVHRSSAHSAGVGSIFNRVLTELVSKMKDMQMDKTELGCLRAIVLFNPDAKGLSNPMEVEALREKVYASLETYTKHKYPDQPGRFAKLLLRLPALRSIGLKCLEHLFFFKLIGDTPIDTFLMEMLEAPHQIT; encoded by the exons ATGAGCTCCATGGTGGGTCATCCGTCCGTCATCAGTTCCTCCCGCCCAGTGCAGTCTCCCATGAGCACCCTGGGCTCATCCATGAATGGCCTGGCCTCTCCCTACTCAGTCATCACCCCGTCTCTGGGCTCACCATCCGTTTCCTTGCCCTCTACACCCAGTATGAGCTTTAACACTCTCAACAGCCCTCAG ATGAACTCTTTGAATGTGAATAGCTCAGAAGACATCAAGCCTCCACCAGGATTGGCTCAGCTGGGCAACATGAGCAGCTACCAGTGCAGTAGCCCTGGATCCCTCTCCAAACACATCTGTGCCATTTGTGGGGACCGATCTTCGG GGAAGCACTATGGTGTTTACAGTTGTGAAGGTTGCAAAGGCTTCTTTAAGAGGACCATCCGAAAAGACCTGACCTACACGTGTCGAGACAGCAAAGAGTGCCTGATTGACAAACGTCAGCGCAACCGCTGCCAATACTGCCGCTATCAGAAGTGCCTAGCCATGGGCATGAAGCGGGAAG CGGTTCAGGAAGAGAGGCAGCGTGGGAAGGAGAAAAGTGATAATGAGGTGGAATCGACGAGCAGTTTTAATGAAGACATGCCTGTGGATAAGATTCTGGATGCAGAGCTTGCAGTCGAACCCAAGACTGAGACATACACAGAGAGCAGCCCTGGCAACTCT ACAAATGACCCAGTCACTAATATCTGCCATGCAGCTGACAAGCAACTGTTtactctggtggagtgggccaAGAGAATACCTCATTTCTCCGATCTGCCTCTGGATGATCAAGTCATTCTGCTTCGAGCAG GATGGAACGAGCTCCTCATTGCTTCATTCTCTCATCGCTCAATCACGGTTAAAGATGGCATCTTGTTGGGCACAGGCCTCCATGTCCACAGGAGCAGTGCTCACAGTGCAGGTGTGGGATCCATCTTCAACAG GGTACTGACCGAGCTGGTGTCTAAAATGAAGGACATGCAGATGGATAAGACAGAACTAGGCTGCCTTAGAGCCATCGTCCTCTTCAACCCTG ATGCCAAAGGCTTGTCCAACCCAATGGAGGTAGAGGCACTGAGGGAGAAAGTTTACGCCTCACTGGAGACCTATACTAAACACAAATACCCTGACCAGCCTGGCAG GTTTGCAAAACTTTTGTTGCGTCTCCCTGCCCTCCGATCCATCGGGCTCAAGTGTTTGGAGCACCTATTTTTCTTTAAGCTGATTGGAGACACACCCATAGACACTTTCCTAATGGAGATGCTCGAAGCACCTCATCAGATCACGTGA
- the rxrgb gene encoding retinoic acid receptor RXR-gamma-B isoform X3, whose translation MNSLNVNSSEDIKPPPGLAQLGNMSSYQCSSPGSLSKHICAICGDRSSGKHYGVYSCEGCKGFFKRTIRKDLTYTCRDSKECLIDKRQRNRCQYCRYQKCLAMGMKREAVQEERQRGKEKSDNEVESTSSFNEDMPVDKILDAELAVEPKTETYTESSPGNSTNDPVTNICHAADKQLFTLVEWAKRIPHFSDLPLDDQVILLRAGWNELLIASFSHRSITVKDGILLGTGLHVHRSSAHSAGVGSIFNRVLTELVSKMKDMQMDKTELGCLRAIVLFNPDAKGLSNPMEVEALREKVYASLETYTKHKYPDQPGRFAKLLLRLPALRSIGLKCLEHLFFFKLIGDTPIDTFLMEMLEAPHQIT comes from the exons ATGAACTCTTTGAATGTGAATAGCTCAGAAGACATCAAGCCTCCACCAGGATTGGCTCAGCTGGGCAACATGAGCAGCTACCAGTGCAGTAGCCCTGGATCCCTCTCCAAACACATCTGTGCCATTTGTGGGGACCGATCTTCGG GGAAGCACTATGGTGTTTACAGTTGTGAAGGTTGCAAAGGCTTCTTTAAGAGGACCATCCGAAAAGACCTGACCTACACGTGTCGAGACAGCAAAGAGTGCCTGATTGACAAACGTCAGCGCAACCGCTGCCAATACTGCCGCTATCAGAAGTGCCTAGCCATGGGCATGAAGCGGGAAG CGGTTCAGGAAGAGAGGCAGCGTGGGAAGGAGAAAAGTGATAATGAGGTGGAATCGACGAGCAGTTTTAATGAAGACATGCCTGTGGATAAGATTCTGGATGCAGAGCTTGCAGTCGAACCCAAGACTGAGACATACACAGAGAGCAGCCCTGGCAACTCT ACAAATGACCCAGTCACTAATATCTGCCATGCAGCTGACAAGCAACTGTTtactctggtggagtgggccaAGAGAATACCTCATTTCTCCGATCTGCCTCTGGATGATCAAGTCATTCTGCTTCGAGCAG GATGGAACGAGCTCCTCATTGCTTCATTCTCTCATCGCTCAATCACGGTTAAAGATGGCATCTTGTTGGGCACAGGCCTCCATGTCCACAGGAGCAGTGCTCACAGTGCAGGTGTGGGATCCATCTTCAACAG GGTACTGACCGAGCTGGTGTCTAAAATGAAGGACATGCAGATGGATAAGACAGAACTAGGCTGCCTTAGAGCCATCGTCCTCTTCAACCCTG ATGCCAAAGGCTTGTCCAACCCAATGGAGGTAGAGGCACTGAGGGAGAAAGTTTACGCCTCACTGGAGACCTATACTAAACACAAATACCCTGACCAGCCTGGCAG GTTTGCAAAACTTTTGTTGCGTCTCCCTGCCCTCCGATCCATCGGGCTCAAGTGTTTGGAGCACCTATTTTTCTTTAAGCTGATTGGAGACACACCCATAGACACTTTCCTAATGGAGATGCTCGAAGCACCTCATCAGATCACGTGA